The proteins below are encoded in one region of Thermosulfurimonas marina:
- a CDS encoding sensor histidine kinase produces the protein MLGLIIEELRKTASYTREKFLESPFSFKALLESLLARFRSRIQEKGLKVVVEAPENLEGRGDPVRLKEAFHQLLSNAVKFSPPGGNIYLQVQPLEDLRGRKWISVEVREEGPGIPPELTFRIFEPFFQGKSLYTAKPQGLGLGLPLARDLIEAHGGALLSLPSTKGARLVVFLSETLLQRRPAPEILVSENRPEVAWRVAFLFATEGLRPIVIPGLALLYQHLHQDPYEKLLALDPWEAGPAASTFLRKVSSLRLPVLFYRASSEGRISLALGANFLSLAPLSFPGVRRLLQSYLELLEMRPSSIFLARRPHLLRKARRLVKALGIEPLESPLEAETLGIDLGLPAEEWLTLLPLLPPAKPLFAHLDQKGLLPLEPFQEIPPEVFLREISRILAFREPEVGRTGPLT, from the coding sequence TTGCTCGGATTAATAATAGAAGAACTGCGCAAGACCGCTTCTTATACCAGAGAAAAATTCCTGGAGAGTCCTTTTTCCTTCAAAGCCTTGCTAGAAAGCCTCCTGGCCCGCTTTCGTTCCCGTATCCAGGAAAAAGGGCTCAAGGTGGTGGTAGAAGCCCCCGAGAATCTGGAGGGGCGGGGAGATCCGGTCCGTCTCAAAGAAGCCTTCCATCAACTTCTTTCCAACGCGGTAAAATTTTCCCCTCCCGGAGGAAATATTTATCTCCAGGTACAACCCCTTGAGGATCTCCGAGGCCGGAAATGGATCTCGGTAGAGGTCCGGGAAGAAGGACCGGGAATCCCTCCAGAACTAACCTTTCGGATCTTCGAGCCCTTTTTCCAGGGGAAAAGCCTTTACACCGCTAAACCCCAAGGGCTGGGGCTGGGCCTTCCCTTAGCCCGAGATCTCATTGAAGCCCACGGAGGGGCCCTTCTCTCCTTACCCTCCACTAAAGGGGCCCGCCTGGTGGTCTTCCTCTCGGAAACTCTTCTTCAAAGAAGGCCTGCTCCAGAAATTCTTGTTTCCGAAAACCGGCCAGAAGTGGCCTGGCGAGTGGCTTTTCTTTTCGCCACCGAAGGGCTACGCCCCATAGTAATCCCGGGGCTGGCCCTCCTTTACCAACATCTCCACCAAGATCCTTACGAAAAGCTCCTCGCCCTAGATCCTTGGGAAGCCGGTCCTGCCGCCTCAACCTTTCTCAGAAAAGTCTCCTCTTTGAGACTTCCTGTACTCTTTTATCGGGCCAGCTCTGAAGGCCGGATTTCTCTAGCCCTGGGAGCCAACTTTCTTTCCCTAGCCCCTCTTTCTTTTCCGGGGGTAAGAAGGCTCCTCCAGAGCTATTTAGAGCTTCTCGAGATGCGGCCGTCCAGCATTTTTCTTGCCAGAAGACCCCATCTTCTAAGAAAAGCCCGGCGTCTGGTCAAAGCCTTGGGGATAGAGCCTCTCGAAAGCCCTCTCGAGGCCGAGACCTTGGGGATAGACCTGGGGCTTCCTGCAGAAGAATGGCTAACTCTTCTTCCCCTTCTCCCGCCTGCCAAACCCCTTTTTGCCCATCTGGATCAGAAGGGGCTGCTTCCTCTCGAGCCTTTCCAGGAAATCCCTCCAGAGGTCTTTCTGCGAGAGATCTCAAGGATTCTCGCTTTCCGCGAACCGGAAGTAGGCCGCACAGGCCCCCTCACTTGA
- a CDS encoding DUF6955 family protein has translation MAYFMVVLLDDMRMSKLRGTGLEEHIKYMFGGELRLLEVEVNEELKDRILKEFETARIDSRGAITDVPVAFMRELFNQVVEKKSLGPEVVEGVLAKIDEIKEMAAKESEYLPPPDIETE, from the coding sequence ATGGCCTACTTTATGGTGGTACTTTTGGACGATATGCGGATGAGCAAACTGCGGGGAACCGGTCTGGAGGAACACATCAAATATATGTTCGGAGGGGAGCTGCGGCTCCTGGAGGTGGAGGTAAATGAAGAGCTTAAGGACCGGATCCTCAAAGAGTTTGAGACTGCGCGTATCGACTCCCGGGGAGCCATTACCGATGTGCCGGTGGCCTTCATGCGCGAACTTTTCAATCAGGTGGTAGAAAAGAAGTCTCTGGGTCCGGAGGTGGTGGAGGGAGTGCTGGCCAAGATCGACGAGATCAAGGAGATGGCGGCCAAGGAGTCTGAATACCTTCCTCCCCCGGACATTGAAACCGAATAA
- the mobA gene encoding molybdenum cofactor guanylyltransferase: MRRNLIGLILAGGQARRFGGKKALAHLEGRPLALWVKEALEPFCEEIWLSLREPDQPEALLGPHFKRIFFDPLPGAGPLAGLLAALKGLSPEAALLVAPCDQPLIQPTLLQGLRATFEKDPAPAVVFLGTKGYEPFPGIYCGDLVKDLENYLEAGGRSVRKWLSGLSPEKLLGIPPEKWYAWDPEGWSFLNINYQEDLKRIEALLREKRPPLSSA, translated from the coding sequence ATGCGCAGAAACTTGATTGGACTTATTCTGGCAGGAGGACAAGCCCGACGTTTCGGAGGAAAAAAGGCCTTGGCCCATCTTGAAGGAAGGCCCCTGGCCCTCTGGGTAAAAGAGGCCTTAGAGCCCTTCTGTGAGGAAATCTGGCTTTCCTTGAGAGAACCGGACCAGCCTGAAGCCCTTCTTGGTCCCCATTTTAAGAGGATTTTCTTTGACCCTCTGCCCGGAGCGGGCCCTCTGGCCGGACTCCTTGCGGCCCTAAAGGGGCTTTCTCCGGAGGCGGCCCTGCTGGTGGCCCCCTGCGATCAGCCCCTGATTCAGCCGACCCTCCTCCAAGGACTTCGGGCCACCTTCGAAAAAGACCCTGCTCCGGCGGTGGTCTTCCTGGGAACTAAGGGCTACGAGCCCTTTCCCGGGATTTATTGCGGGGACTTAGTGAAGGATCTTGAAAATTATCTTGAGGCCGGAGGGCGTTCGGTGCGAAAGTGGCTCTCCGGGCTCTCTCCCGAAAAATTGCTTGGAATCCCTCCGGAAAAATGGTATGCTTGGGATCCGGAAGGATGGAGTTTCTTAAACATAAACTACCAGGAGGATCTGAAACGGATAGAAGCACTGCTTCGGGAAAAAAGGCCCCCCTTATCCTCTGCGTAG
- the aprB gene encoding adenylyl-sulfate reductase subunit beta has protein sequence MPSYVNPEKCDGCKGGDRTVCMYICPNDLMILDTENMKAYNQEPDQCWECYSCVKSCPQGAISVRHYADFSPLGASCQPMRGTTDIMWTIKFRNGVVKRFKFPIRTTPEGSADPTVGKPDPDLSALGDNRLFTEMADGVTPAVPQNPVAIKFAG, from the coding sequence ATGCCGAGCTATGTAAATCCTGAAAAGTGTGACGGATGTAAGGGTGGTGACCGGACGGTTTGCATGTACATCTGCCCCAACGACCTCATGATCCTGGACACCGAGAACATGAAGGCCTACAACCAGGAGCCGGATCAGTGCTGGGAGTGCTATAGCTGTGTGAAGAGCTGTCCGCAGGGGGCCATTTCTGTACGGCACTATGCGGACTTCTCGCCGCTGGGGGCCTCCTGTCAGCCCATGCGGGGCACCACGGACATCATGTGGACCATCAAGTTCCGCAATGGGGTGGTCAAGCGCTTCAAGTTCCCCATCCGGACCACGCCCGAAGGTTCGGCTGATCCCACGGTGGGCAAGCCGGATCCGGACCTGAGCGCTCTGGGAGACAACCGGCTCTTTACCGAGATGGCCGACGGGGTAACCCCGGCCGTGCCGCAGAATCCGGTGGCCATCAAGTTTGCGGGGTAA
- a CDS encoding histidine kinase dimerization/phospho-acceptor domain-containing protein has protein sequence MEEFHQRWLAVLAHELRTPLATIAGFTEFLLEELPGPLNSRQREKLLHIQKARDSSWKY, from the coding sequence TTGGAAGAGTTTCATCAACGCTGGCTAGCTGTTTTGGCCCATGAATTGCGCACTCCCCTTGCTACTATAGCTGGTTTTACCGAATTTCTCTTAGAAGAACTCCCCGGACCCCTGAATTCTCGACAGCGAGAAAAGCTCCTCCACATCCAGAAGGCTCGGGACAGCTCCTGGAAATATTAA
- a CDS encoding GAF domain-containing protein, which yields MTKGRPSWASQIGEILGELFQRLEASPGIFYNHLCERIRQLFEADLVWFGTVDAQGEVKPRAFSGKEAGYLRGLQINIRDPLLSQGPTGQALLKKNIMTESDILRSPRFAPWRQKALAYGFRSTTCLPLFFGKNPAGPSTFILLAPNIFPPGPSVNSPPIFRSWAVP from the coding sequence GTGACCAAAGGTAGACCCTCTTGGGCCTCCCAAATAGGCGAAATCTTGGGAGAGTTGTTTCAGCGCTTAGAGGCCTCTCCGGGGATCTTCTATAACCATCTCTGCGAGAGGATACGCCAGCTCTTTGAGGCCGATTTGGTATGGTTTGGGACAGTGGATGCCCAGGGAGAGGTGAAGCCCCGGGCCTTTTCCGGAAAAGAGGCCGGCTACCTCAGGGGTTTACAGATTAATATTCGGGATCCCCTCCTCTCCCAAGGCCCTACCGGCCAGGCCCTTCTCAAGAAAAATATAATGACCGAAAGTGACATCCTCCGGTCCCCTCGGTTTGCTCCCTGGCGCCAGAAGGCCTTGGCTTACGGATTTCGTTCCACGACCTGTCTTCCCCTATTTTTCGGGAAGAACCCTGCGGGACCCTCAACCTTTATTCTACTCGCCCCAAACATTTTTCCTCCCGGACCCTCCGTCAACTCACCCCCTATCTTCAGGTCCTGGGCTGTGCCGTAA
- a CDS encoding IS630 family transposase produces MKDARYLSPKAQEAIRLRAVRAVLNGQSQTQVAQTFGVARGTISRWLKIYREKGEEALLAKPRGRPKGGKLKGWQAALICNLIRDRCPDQMKLPFALWTREAVGQLIERKFGIKLSVWTVGRYLRRWGFTPQKPLKRAYEQNPKEVKAWLEEEYPRIKQKAREEGAEIYWGDETGIRSDHQAGRSWAPKGETPVVEVSGKRFQFNMISAISNRGKMKFMIFGERFNAEIFIEFLRRLIRSNEKRKIFLIVDNHRVHHAKKVSKWVSRHKEEIEIFFLPKYSPELNPDEYLNQDVKTNAVGRRRSRTKEELMGNVRSYLMSTQRQPEIVKSYFRAPAVRYAM; encoded by the coding sequence ATGAAAGACGCTCGCTATTTATCCCCAAAAGCTCAAGAAGCCATAAGACTTAGAGCCGTCCGAGCTGTCCTCAATGGCCAGTCTCAAACCCAGGTGGCTCAAACTTTTGGTGTGGCCAGAGGGACCATTTCAAGATGGCTCAAAATCTATCGGGAAAAAGGCGAAGAAGCCCTTTTGGCCAAACCTCGCGGACGACCTAAGGGAGGAAAGCTTAAGGGTTGGCAGGCGGCGCTGATTTGCAATCTCATAAGGGACAGATGTCCAGACCAGATGAAGCTTCCCTTTGCTCTTTGGACTAGAGAGGCTGTGGGGCAGCTCATAGAGAGGAAGTTTGGGATCAAGCTATCGGTATGGACGGTAGGGCGGTATTTGAGGCGGTGGGGCTTTACGCCGCAGAAGCCTTTGAAGCGGGCCTATGAGCAGAATCCTAAGGAAGTAAAGGCGTGGCTTGAGGAGGAATATCCACGGATCAAGCAGAAGGCCCGAGAGGAAGGAGCGGAGATTTACTGGGGAGACGAGACAGGGATCAGGTCTGACCATCAGGCAGGAAGGAGTTGGGCCCCTAAGGGGGAAACACCGGTGGTGGAAGTAAGCGGCAAGCGATTTCAGTTCAACATGATATCGGCCATAAGCAACCGAGGGAAGATGAAATTCATGATTTTTGGGGAGCGGTTTAATGCGGAGATATTTATCGAATTTTTACGAAGACTCATAAGATCCAACGAAAAAAGAAAGATATTTCTGATAGTTGACAATCATAGGGTACATCATGCGAAGAAGGTGTCAAAGTGGGTGAGTAGACATAAAGAAGAGATAGAGATTTTCTTTTTACCGAAATACAGTCCGGAGCTGAATCCGGATGAATATCTGAATCAAGACGTGAAGACAAACGCAGTGGGAAGGAGGAGGTCCCGGACGAAAGAAGAATTGATGGGCAACGTGAGGAGCTATTTGATGAGCACGCAAAGGCAGCCAGAGATAGTGAAGAGTTACTTCCGTGCTCCGGCAGTCAGATATGCCATGTAA
- the sat gene encoding sulfate adenylyltransferase has product MSRLLIERPLPHGGRLVERVIEDKRVARKLWKSCNATYEIKPTLHYETGVPVRNVYREIMSICYGFFSPVEGSMKQAEVERVLKERRLLNEWIFPYPLVFDISKDDLNKLGVEVGDRLGLTLKGKPFAILDIEEIYEIDPEELAYKTFGDPEANPEVVREKFDKKHPGWVIYRSHQPWVLAGKYTIINPPKLKPPFDRFWFPPRKSREEFEKRGWRTVINHQTRNVPHVGHEFLMKCAAFTGDVEPCHGILVNAVIGVKRRGDYPDEAIVEAHEAVNKYGYIKPERHLVSIVLWDMRYGNPLESLLHGIIRQNMGCTHHMFGRDHAAVGEYYDKFATQILWTKGIPSFGFPAPPTDVPYGLLIRPQNMREFSYCPTCKEMAYSETCGHKREKLSGSFLRGMVAEGVQPPAIIMRPEVYKVVVKWWKKFGYPFCNEKYVINKEKELEVDLEDL; this is encoded by the coding sequence ATGTCGCGTCTTTTGATCGAACGGCCTTTGCCGCACGGTGGGCGTCTGGTAGAAAGGGTTATTGAGGACAAAAGGGTAGCCCGCAAGCTCTGGAAGAGTTGTAACGCCACTTACGAGATCAAGCCCACCCTCCATTACGAGACCGGGGTGCCGGTGCGCAACGTGTACCGGGAGATTATGTCCATCTGCTACGGATTCTTTAGCCCGGTCGAAGGCTCCATGAAGCAGGCCGAGGTGGAGCGGGTCCTCAAGGAGCGCCGGCTTCTCAACGAGTGGATCTTTCCCTATCCCCTGGTCTTCGACATTAGCAAGGACGACCTCAACAAGCTGGGAGTAGAAGTTGGGGATCGGTTGGGATTGACTCTGAAGGGGAAGCCTTTTGCCATTCTGGACATCGAGGAGATCTACGAGATCGATCCCGAGGAGCTGGCCTACAAGACCTTTGGGGATCCGGAGGCCAATCCCGAGGTGGTGCGGGAAAAGTTTGACAAAAAGCACCCGGGATGGGTGATCTATCGCAGTCACCAGCCCTGGGTCCTTGCCGGAAAGTACACCATTATCAATCCGCCCAAGCTTAAGCCGCCTTTTGATCGGTTCTGGTTCCCGCCGCGCAAGAGCCGGGAGGAGTTTGAGAAGCGCGGCTGGCGTACGGTCATTAACCACCAGACCCGGAACGTGCCCCACGTAGGCCACGAGTTTCTGATGAAATGTGCGGCCTTTACCGGGGATGTGGAGCCCTGCCACGGCATTTTGGTCAACGCCGTGATCGGGGTGAAGCGCCGGGGGGACTATCCGGACGAGGCCATTGTGGAGGCCCATGAGGCGGTCAACAAGTATGGTTATATCAAGCCGGAGCGGCACCTGGTGAGCATCGTTCTCTGGGATATGCGCTACGGGAACCCCTTGGAGTCTCTGCTTCACGGAATCATTCGTCAGAACATGGGGTGCACCCACCACATGTTCGGGCGTGACCACGCGGCTGTGGGTGAGTACTACGATAAGTTTGCCACTCAGATCCTCTGGACCAAGGGTATTCCCAGCTTTGGCTTTCCCGCCCCGCCCACGGATGTGCCCTACGGGCTTCTCATTCGGCCGCAGAACATGCGCGAGTTCTCCTACTGCCCCACCTGTAAGGAGATGGCCTACTCGGAGACCTGCGGCCACAAACGGGAGAAGCTTTCGGGAAGCTTCCTGCGGGGCATGGTGGCCGAGGGGGTGCAGCCTCCGGCGATCATTATGCGTCCCGAAGTCTATAAAGTGGTGGTCAAGTGGTGGAAGAAGTTCGGGTATCCCTTCTGCAACGAAAAGTATGTGATCAATAAAGAGAAGGAGCTCGAGGTCGATCTGGAGGACCTCTAA
- the aprA gene encoding adenylyl-sulfate reductase subunit alpha, with the protein MGRIWAYNPGLECAEPEIVEMETDILIVGGGMAACGAAVEAVRWAKQAGLKIVLCDKAALERSGAVAMGLSAINTYIGENTPDDYVRMVRCDLMGIIREDLSFDVGRHVDDTVHCFEEWGLPIWKKTEDGKTLDGAEAKAKGLTLKGGAKPVRSGRWQIMINGESYKVIVAEAAKNAMDQMGENGKILERVFIVRPLMDANEPNRCCGGVGFSVRENKVYVIKANATLIATGGAVNIFRPRSQGEGMGRTWYPVWNPGSGYAMVLMSGGKLVLMENRFVPARFKDGYGPVGAWFLLFKARATNAFDEDYIAKHKGELEKFKPYSEASVVGTCLRNHAMLIEMKEGRGPIFMHTEWALQEAMKTMDKKEFKKLEAEAWEDFLDMCVTQAGLWACLNIEPEKKPSEIMPTEPYFLGSHAGCAGAWCCGPDEDWVPEEYKKPWDEIGRYNRMTTVKGMFCAGDTVGACGHKFSSGSHVEGRIAAKAMVKFCLDHKDFKPTPRRSPEEYKKEIYAPWYRFQEFKNATTVYEINPNYLLPRQIQNRLMKLMDEYVAGTSTYYQTNKIMLETGLELLTMLKEDMQKAAARDLHELMRAWENIHRVWTAEAHLRHILFREETRYPGYYYRTDFPNLDDASWRCFTLSSVDPETGEWKMEKFPYIQIIPDPLGP; encoded by the coding sequence ATGGGTAGGATTTGGGCTTACAATCCGGGCTTGGAGTGTGCCGAACCGGAAATCGTGGAGATGGAGACCGACATTCTTATTGTCGGTGGGGGTATGGCCGCCTGTGGGGCGGCGGTAGAGGCCGTGCGTTGGGCTAAGCAGGCCGGTCTCAAGATTGTGCTCTGCGACAAGGCGGCCCTCGAGCGTTCCGGGGCTGTGGCCATGGGTCTTTCGGCCATCAACACCTACATCGGCGAAAACACCCCGGACGACTACGTGCGCATGGTTCGTTGCGACCTCATGGGGATCATCCGGGAGGACCTTTCCTTCGATGTGGGCCGTCACGTAGACGACACCGTGCACTGCTTTGAGGAGTGGGGTCTTCCCATCTGGAAGAAGACCGAAGACGGCAAGACCCTGGACGGGGCCGAGGCCAAGGCCAAGGGGCTGACCTTAAAGGGTGGGGCCAAGCCGGTGCGTTCCGGACGCTGGCAGATCATGATCAACGGTGAGTCCTACAAGGTGATTGTGGCCGAGGCGGCCAAGAACGCCATGGACCAGATGGGCGAAAACGGAAAGATCCTGGAGCGGGTCTTTATTGTGCGGCCGCTTATGGACGCCAACGAGCCCAACCGCTGCTGCGGTGGGGTGGGCTTTTCCGTGCGGGAAAATAAGGTCTATGTCATTAAGGCCAACGCCACCTTAATCGCCACTGGGGGAGCGGTGAACATCTTCCGTCCCCGCTCTCAGGGTGAGGGTATGGGCCGGACCTGGTATCCGGTCTGGAACCCTGGCTCCGGTTACGCCATGGTCCTCATGAGCGGTGGCAAGTTGGTCCTTATGGAGAACCGTTTCGTTCCCGCCCGCTTCAAGGATGGTTATGGTCCGGTGGGGGCCTGGTTCCTCCTCTTCAAGGCCCGGGCCACCAACGCCTTCGATGAGGACTATATCGCCAAGCACAAGGGTGAGCTCGAGAAGTTCAAGCCCTACAGCGAGGCCTCGGTGGTGGGAACCTGTTTGCGGAACCACGCCATGCTCATCGAGATGAAAGAGGGCCGGGGGCCTATTTTCATGCACACCGAGTGGGCCCTGCAGGAGGCCATGAAGACCATGGACAAGAAGGAGTTCAAGAAGCTCGAGGCCGAGGCCTGGGAAGACTTCCTGGACATGTGTGTGACCCAGGCTGGACTCTGGGCCTGCCTGAACATCGAGCCGGAGAAGAAGCCTTCGGAGATCATGCCCACCGAGCCCTACTTCCTGGGTTCGCACGCCGGTTGTGCCGGGGCCTGGTGCTGCGGTCCGGACGAGGACTGGGTACCCGAGGAATACAAGAAACCCTGGGATGAGATCGGCCGTTACAACCGCATGACCACCGTAAAGGGCATGTTCTGCGCCGGAGACACGGTGGGGGCCTGCGGACACAAGTTCTCCTCCGGTTCGCACGTGGAGGGCCGGATTGCGGCCAAGGCCATGGTGAAGTTCTGTCTGGACCACAAGGACTTTAAGCCCACCCCGAGGCGCAGCCCCGAGGAGTATAAGAAGGAGATCTATGCTCCCTGGTACCGCTTCCAGGAGTTCAAGAACGCCACCACGGTCTACGAGATCAACCCCAACTACCTCCTGCCGCGGCAGATCCAGAACCGGCTCATGAAACTCATGGACGAGTATGTGGCCGGGACCTCCACCTACTATCAGACCAACAAGATCATGCTCGAGACCGGACTGGAGTTGCTCACTATGCTCAAGGAGGACATGCAGAAGGCTGCGGCCCGGGATCTGCACGAGCTCATGCGGGCCTGGGAGAACATCCACCGGGTATGGACCGCGGAGGCCCACCTGCGGCACATCCTCTTCCGTGAGGAGACCCGTTATCCCGGTTACTACTACCGGACCGACTTCCCCAATCTCGACGATGCCAGCTGGCGCTGCTTCACCCTCTCCAGCGTGGATCCGGAGACCGGCGAGTGGAAGATGGAGAAGTTCCCCTACATCCAGATCATCCCGGATCCGCTGGGACCGTAA
- a CDS encoding response regulator → MEFLKHKLPGGSETDRSTASGKKAPLILCVDDDITILELLGDYLEALGYRVLRAGNGREGLELARKHLPDLILLDVMMPEMSGFEVCRELKRDPETTDIPVVMVTALGEVEDRVRALEAGADDFLTKPVALPELKARVKSLLEVKAYRDHLKQHKAALEREVDRKTRELQRAFEALREAHRRIKELSLEVIVRLSRAAEYRDEHTGEHILRIAHYSAMIARKLGLNEEAVESILYAAPLHDIGKIGIPDQILLKPGPLTPEEWEIMKKHTKIGAEILKGTRSGFVRVGEVVALYHHERWDGTGYPQGLKGPEIPLAARIVAVADVFDAVTSDRPYRKAMSNEEAFRIIEEGAGSHFDPRVARVFLKSREEILLIQERFQDREPPKLYQLVKSLRDQR, encoded by the coding sequence ATGGAGTTTCTTAAACATAAACTACCAGGAGGATCTGAAACGGATAGAAGCACTGCTTCGGGAAAAAAGGCCCCCCTTATCCTCTGCGTAGATGACGATATCACCATTTTAGAGCTCCTGGGGGATTATCTTGAAGCCCTGGGCTACCGGGTCCTTCGAGCCGGAAACGGACGCGAAGGGCTGGAGTTGGCCCGGAAGCATCTTCCGGATCTCATCCTGCTGGATGTAATGATGCCCGAGATGTCGGGTTTTGAGGTCTGTCGGGAACTGAAACGGGATCCGGAGACCACAGATATTCCGGTAGTCATGGTCACCGCCCTGGGCGAGGTGGAAGACCGGGTCCGGGCGCTGGAGGCCGGGGCCGACGACTTCCTTACCAAACCGGTGGCCCTCCCGGAGCTCAAGGCCCGGGTAAAGTCCCTCCTTGAGGTTAAGGCCTACCGGGACCACCTCAAACAACACAAGGCCGCCCTAGAAAGAGAAGTAGACCGCAAGACCCGGGAACTCCAGCGGGCCTTCGAGGCCCTGCGGGAGGCCCACCGCCGCATCAAGGAGCTTTCGCTAGAGGTCATTGTGCGGCTTTCTCGGGCCGCGGAATATCGCGACGAGCATACCGGAGAGCACATCTTGCGGATAGCCCATTATTCGGCCATGATCGCCCGCAAATTGGGGCTCAACGAAGAGGCGGTGGAAAGCATCCTCTATGCCGCTCCCCTTCACGATATCGGAAAGATCGGTATCCCGGACCAGATCCTCCTCAAGCCCGGCCCCCTCACCCCGGAAGAATGGGAGATCATGAAAAAGCATACCAAGATCGGGGCCGAGATCCTCAAGGGGACCCGAAGCGGTTTTGTAAGGGTGGGCGAGGTGGTGGCCCTCTATCATCACGAAAGGTGGGACGGCACCGGCTATCCCCAAGGCCTCAAGGGCCCCGAGATCCCCCTTGCGGCGAGGATTGTAGCGGTAGCCGATGTCTTTGATGCCGTAACCAGTGACCGTCCTTACCGCAAGGCCATGAGCAACGAGGAAGCCTTTCGCATCATCGAGGAAGGTGCCGGTAGCCATTTTGACCCCCGGGTGGCCCGGGTCTTTCTCAAAAGCCGAGAAGAAATCCTCTTAATTCAGGAAAGGTTCCAGGATCGGGAACCCCCGAAACTCTATCAGCTGGTAAAAAGCCTCCGTGACCAAAGGTAG
- the hypD gene encoding hydrogenase formation protein HypD, whose translation MARVYRFMEVCGTHTVNFFRFGLRKLLPPEVELVSGPGCPVCVMPPEEVDFLVEVARKPGVVVCAFGDLLKVPGSKGSLREVRAQGGGVRLIYSPMEAVHLAASEPEKKIVLAGVGFETTAPAHAVALLEARKRRLRNFFFFSALRIMPPPLRALLSDPELALDGLLLPGHVSAVIGSRPYTFIAEEFGLPGVITGFEPRDMLEGLARLLELARSGRPTIEIQYRRVVTPEGNPWGKRLLKEVFRPVDGRWRGLGLIPGSKLALAPDFEEFSAEKTFSLEPKPLPEPPGCACGKILRGQKRPPECPLFGKRCTPETPYGPCMVSSEGACAAYFRFAESENP comes from the coding sequence ATGGCACGGGTCTATCGTTTTATGGAGGTCTGTGGAACCCACACGGTTAATTTTTTCCGTTTTGGGCTCCGGAAGCTTCTCCCTCCGGAAGTCGAATTGGTTTCTGGTCCGGGATGTCCGGTGTGTGTCATGCCTCCCGAAGAGGTGGATTTTCTGGTAGAGGTGGCCCGCAAACCCGGGGTGGTGGTCTGCGCCTTTGGAGATCTTCTCAAAGTGCCAGGGAGCAAGGGCTCTCTGCGAGAAGTCCGGGCCCAAGGCGGTGGAGTGCGCCTGATCTATTCTCCTATGGAAGCCGTACACCTTGCGGCCTCCGAGCCCGAAAAGAAGATCGTTCTGGCCGGAGTGGGCTTCGAAACCACGGCTCCGGCTCATGCAGTGGCCCTACTGGAGGCCCGCAAGCGGAGGCTTAGGAACTTCTTTTTCTTTTCGGCCTTGAGGATCATGCCCCCGCCTTTGCGGGCCCTCCTTTCCGATCCGGAATTGGCTCTCGACGGGCTACTTCTTCCCGGACATGTAAGCGCAGTCATTGGCTCCCGTCCCTATACTTTCATCGCGGAGGAGTTCGGTCTCCCCGGGGTTATTACGGGCTTCGAGCCCCGGGACATGCTGGAAGGCCTGGCTCGGCTTCTGGAGTTGGCTCGATCCGGCCGGCCGACCATAGAGATCCAGTATCGGCGGGTGGTGACGCCGGAGGGCAATCCCTGGGGAAAACGCCTCCTTAAAGAGGTCTTTCGGCCGGTGGATGGTCGCTGGCGGGGTCTAGGCCTTATCCCCGGAAGCAAACTAGCCCTGGCCCCGGATTTTGAGGAATTTTCCGCAGAAAAGACCTTTTCCCTGGAACCTAAACCCCTTCCCGAGCCCCCGGGTTGTGCCTGTGGAAAGATCCTACGGGGACAAAAGCGTCCTCCGGAATGCCCCCTTTTCGGCAAACGTTGCACTCCAGAAACCCCCTATGGTCCCTGTATGGTTTCAAGTGAGGGGGCCTGTGCGGCCTACTTCCGGTTCGCGGAAAGCGAGAATCCTTGA